From Candidatus Eisenbacteria bacterium, the proteins below share one genomic window:
- a CDS encoding ABC transporter ATP-binding protein — translation MLSTRGLVKIYPGPVTALNGIDLDVPQGMFGLLGPNGAGKSTFMKILAGLLEPTSGSVTLDGSDILGHPDTLWPRLGYLPQEFGFYPHLTGEAMLAHLLELKGVAAPQGRKKLVAALLERVNLTFAAKRRVKGYSGGMRQRLGIAQALAGDPRLIIVDEPTAGLDPEERLRFYHLLSELAANRIVLLSTHIVEDVAVLCPRFAVIRAGRLLTVTSPSEARAAIRGHIFEGMVSVDDLPRLRAERTVTQALLVEGRNRARIYEPAGSPPDGFASVPVTLEDAYLVLMRLGAFPTDEPRAGRAAQRDDALSPGSAPAEVAG, via the coding sequence ATGCTTAGCACTCGGGGCCTGGTCAAGATCTACCCAGGTCCGGTCACGGCGTTGAACGGAATCGACCTGGACGTGCCTCAAGGCATGTTCGGGCTCCTCGGACCGAACGGCGCGGGGAAGTCCACCTTCATGAAGATCCTCGCCGGGCTGCTCGAGCCTACCTCGGGCAGCGTGACGCTGGACGGATCGGACATTCTCGGGCATCCGGACACCCTCTGGCCGCGCCTCGGTTATCTGCCGCAGGAATTCGGCTTCTATCCTCACCTGACGGGCGAGGCCATGCTCGCGCATCTCCTCGAGCTCAAAGGGGTCGCGGCGCCGCAAGGACGCAAAAAGCTCGTGGCGGCTCTCCTGGAACGCGTGAATCTCACATTCGCGGCCAAGCGCAGGGTCAAAGGGTATTCCGGCGGCATGCGGCAGCGTCTTGGGATCGCGCAGGCTCTCGCGGGCGATCCGCGTCTCATCATCGTGGACGAGCCGACGGCGGGATTGGATCCGGAGGAGCGCCTGCGGTTCTACCATCTGCTGTCCGAGCTCGCGGCGAATCGCATCGTCCTTCTCTCAACCCACATCGTGGAGGACGTCGCGGTGCTCTGTCCGCGCTTCGCCGTCATCCGCGCGGGCCGGCTCTTGACGGTGACGTCGCCGAGCGAGGCCCGCGCGGCAATACGCGGGCACATCTTCGAGGGCATGGTGAGCGTGGACGATCTGCCGCGCTTGCGCGCCGAGCGCACGGTCACGCAGGCGCTCCTGGTGGAGGGGCGCAACCGGGCGCGGATCTACGAGCCCGCGGGATCTCCGCCCGACGGGTTCGCCTCCGTTCCGGTGACGCTGGAGGATGCCTACCTCGTGCTCATGCGCCTCGGCGCGTTTCCCACCGACGAGCCGCGCGCCGGCCGAGCCGCGCAACGCGACGACGCGCTGTCGCCGGGCTCCGCGCCGGCCGAGGTCGCGGGATGA